gtttaaagggaaatatttaaatgtcttggaatggcctagtcaaagcccagacctcaatccaattgagaatctgtggcgtaacttgaagattgctgtacaccaacgcaacccatctaacttgaaggagttgtagcagttttgccttgaggaatgggcaaaaatcccagtggcataTATCATGAGTGACTGAAGTGaccgagtgaaatatttttcaacacaagaagatacaggcggcacggtggtgtagtggttagcgctgtcgcctcacagcaagaaggtccgggttcgagccccgtggctggcgagggcctttctgtgcggagtttgcatgttctccccgtgtccgcgtgggtttcctccgggtgctccggtttcccccacagtccaaagacatgcaggttaggttaactggtgactctaaattgaccgtaggtgtgagtgtgaatggttgtctgtgtctatgtgtcagccctgtgatgacctggcgacttgtccagggtgtaccccgcctttcgcccgtagtcagctgggataggctccagcttgcctgcgaccctgtagaacaggataaagcggctagagataatgagatgagatgagacaagaagataagcttcatatctttgcaccactatgtaatgttcttgatattatatggacacatccacaaaaaaaaggaagttaatcaaaagaattttaattttgaactgcttCGCCATTTTAACAACGTGTGTCTAGTCATCAGGAAGACATTGAGTGACcactctgctgtgtgtgtgtgtgtgtgcgtgtagttTATTATGTATTCTGAAAATGCTGTCTGGTTTGTAGGATATGGTAATTTCCCGTATCTTCTATCTATTATGCCCCTCTGGTGTATATATCAAGTCATTAGTTATGTCTATAGCACATAGTGGAGTTACACTATATCACTTTACCTTTGTTTCCTGTAATCGTTTAGTTTCTTATTGATGAGGGCCTGTCTGGAAAAACCAAGCTCCTATGAAAAGATAAATATCTTATTAACAAATACTATACTACAAACATTTTGGGGAATAAAAAACATTACAGACCTTCTTTGCTAATAGACACATGATatacactcactgagcactttataaGGACCACTCTACTAACACTAGGTAGGGCCTTCACTTTTCTTTCAAAACAGTCTCAGTGTTTCATTGTTACGCTGGAAAcagtcctttgagattctggttcaTGTTGATATGATGCCTCATGCAACTCCTACGGATTTTTGAGATGCTCTTTCCTGCTGCGAATCTTccattctaccacatcccaaagatgttATATTGGATTCAGACCTGGTGACTGGGAAGACCACTGAAGAACAGTGgacgtttttttctttattgcaccattctgagtaaactttAGAGAATATTGTGTATGAAAATCCCAGAAGATCAGCTGTTATAGACATACTAAAGCCatcctgtctggcaccaacaatcatgctaCTTTTTAAATCACTGAGAtgacatttttccccattctgatggttgatgtgaacattacccaaaGCTGCTGTCCCATATCTTCATGATTTTACACAGCTGTCAAATGATTGAtggattagataattgcatgaatcagtagacatacaggtgttcctaatatagTGCTCTCTGAGTGTACATTAGCAAAAAGGTGAACGATGCATAGCTGACTTACCTCGCTGTCAGTCTTGCTGTTCTCACGGATGATGCGGATCCAGCTCAACATGTCATCGCGGTCCTCTGCCTGCAGCAAGTACTCACAGAAGTCCTGTGTGGTGAGTCGTAGTGTGTGTTTCCGCTTCGTCTCGCTGTAGGCTATGTCAATCAAGCATCCACGGATACTGATGGGCTGCTCATCCTCGCCACCACCACCTTGACCCAATGACCCAGCTCCATGGAGCACTGCCTCACGCTTGTCCTTGTATAGAAAGAGTGAATGGGAGCGCAGCACAGAGAAGACCCGTTTCCATGGCCGCATACCACCACCAACTTTCTGTATGGAAAAGAGAGACGCAAAGAAACACTAATAAAATGTGCTGCataagggttttttttccattttatctCTAAGTGTGTGCTTTGTACGTGTGGCTTCTGGTCACAAGTGCTCTTAAACTCTTCTGCGTATAGCTGATAGTTAATGTGAGTTTTAAGCTGTACTCCCCTGAATATAAGGCTTCAGTGATGACTCTCATGTAAATAAACACTAAATTCTAAGCTTTGTCAATTAGCACACAATCATTCCTtatttgctttgtttgcactATTTGGCAGAATTAGCTATTCAACAGGGAGGAGTAAACCTGAGTCAGACCTTGCCCTTCTCTGTAAGGATCTGTTTGTAGTGCAGCCAGCCCTCTTTTCTGATATCCGTTAGTGTGATGTTGCCGAGCTCAGAAGTGGAGTGGCGCTTGGAACGGGCTTCCTCTGCTGCTCGCAGACTCTCGAGGGACTGAACAAACAGATACCCACAATTATCCACAGGACAAACTTACATTCTTGGCAAAACAAACATTCTATATGGTAGAACTTACACCCTCTGTAAAAAAGCTTTTGACTCTTTTTGGCAATCTCCTGTAGAGGGAATATGAAATTAGGAAAAGAAAACAGTTAATTGTTTGATACATTATGTAATGTATATATTATCTGATAATTAATGTAAAGGgagatgtataataataataataataataataataatgggcggcacggtggtgtagtggttagcgctgtcgcctcacagcaagaaggtcctgggttcgagccccggggccggcgagggcctttctgtgtggagtttgcatgttctccccgtgtccgcgtgggtttcctccgggtgctccggtttcccccacagtccaaagacatgcaggttaggttaactggtgactctaaattgaccgtaggtgtgagtgtgaatggttgtctgtgtctatgtgtcagccctgtgatgacctggcgacttgtccagggtgtaccccgcctttcgcccgtagtcagctgggataggctccagcttgcctgcgaccctgtagaaggataaagcggctagagataatgagatgagataataataataattattattattattattattattattattaaatagtgATTCCTGTGAAGTACACTGGCAAACAATGCAATATATGCATATATAACACTTTAACTTCAGACAGCAGGTAAACTGGAACAGACTATATCTCTAATAGAGTTCTCCTGCATAAGGGTGTCAAACACTCACATAAACACGTGGCCTTCATCTCTGAATGTGTTCAGACCTTCATCACAAGACTTGGAGCGCTCAGTTGTGATGGCCAACAGGTAAGAAGAGCGACGGCTATTCTTGACAGTGCCTgttcagtaaataaaaaaaaaagagagaatgagGATTTATGAGGTAAAGGGAAAAAGAACTACACATATGAATGAGGTTGATGAGCAAAATTCATCCAGCAAATGATTTTTAAAGATAATCAAACTGCATGTAATTTTTCTGCGGACGAAAGACAGACATGTGACTAAATGCTAACTGCATCAGGTGGGTCTGGTGAGCTTGACTTACCAGTCATTAGCAATATTTGCCAATGTTTGAATGAATGCCTGTTAAATTTGTACCCTGCAATGGCAAGCAATTTGAAATAGAGGAAACAGATGATGGATGTTAGAAATGAAAATTAACAACAGATGTTGGACATAAAGCATGGCAGGAGAgacacagatacagtggtgcttgaaagtttgtgaaccctttagaattttctatatttctgcagaaatatgacctaaaacatcatcagattttcacacaagtcctaaaagtagataaagagaacccagttaaacaaatgagacaacaatattatacttggtcatttatttattgatggaaatgatccaatattacatatctgtgagaggcaaaagtatgtgaacctttgctttcagtatctgctgtgacccccttgtgcagaataactgcaactaaatgtttccggtaactgttgatcagtcctgcacactggcttggaagaattttagcccattcctctgtccaaaacagcttcaactctgggatgttggtaggtttcctcacatgaactgctcgcttcaggtccttccacagcatttcgattggattaaggtgaggactttgacttgcttagggttgttgtctttctgcatgacccaccttctcttgagattcagttcatggacagatgtcctgacattttccttcagaattcgctggtataattcagaattcattggtccatcaatgatggcaagccgtcctggcccaaatgcagcaaaacaggcccaaaccatgatactaccaccaccatgtttcacagatggcataaggttcttatgctggaacgtaacgttttcctttctccaaacataacgcttctcatttaaaccaaaaagttctattttggtctcatccgtccacaaaacatttttccaatcgccttctggcttgtccatgtgatctttagcaaactgcagacgagcagcaatgttctttttggagagcagtggctttctccttgcaaccctgccatgcacaccattgttgttcagcgttctcctgatggtggactcatgaacattaacattagccaatgtgagagaggccttcagttgcttagaagttaccctggggtcctttgcgaccttgccaactattacacacctttggagtgatctttgttggtcgaccactcctggggagggtaacaatggtcttgaatttactctgtttgtacacaatctgtctgactgtggattggtggagtccaaactctttagaggtggttttgtaaccttttccagcctgttgagcatcaacaatgctttttccgaggtcttcagaaatctcctttgttcgtgccatgatacacttccacaaacatgtgttgtgaagatcagactttgatagatccctgttctttaaataaaacagggtgcccactcacacctgattgtcatcccattgattgaaaacacctgactctaatttcaccttcaaatgaactactaatcctagagggtcacatacttttgccactcacagatatgtaatattggatcattttcatcaataaataaatgaccaagtataatattttgtctcatttgtttaactgggttctctttatctacttttaggacttgtgtgaaaatctgatgatgttttaggtcatatttctgcagaaatatagaaaattctaaagggttcacaaactttcaagcaccactgtacatgagatGGACAAGATAAGAGGAAACATTCAGTTTGAACAGTCTTGTGACATACGGCAGGTTCAAAAAGGCAGATGGAACACTGATGGAGATCTGGACACTACTGATGCTCAGGATACAGATTAAAGGTGGAAAGCACTGGAAGATGAGGAAACAGTTAAAAGTGAGGTGGAACTGTGAAAAGGAGACCAGAAGAAGCATGTCAAATACTAACAGTTAAACTGATGCAGTGGACTTAATAGGAAATAGCAGAGTTCAAATCACCATCAGTGTTGGGACAAAGATAATCAAACAGTGTTAGTTGAGGATGCACTCACTGCAGTCTGTGTCGAGGAGATGGGTGAGAGGGgaggtgagggagggagggacagggCTGCTGGACAAGGTAGGTGCCTGGGACAGGCTGCTGGATACCACAGAGGAGGCAGGAATATGCTGGGCAAGCAGGTCTACACTAGGGCTGGTGGGCTCATCTGTGAGGAAGGGGTGAGAGTCAAATGGATGAAGGGATTTAAGGACCACAGGGACGACGTATGCTGAGGAACAAGACACATCCACTCCAACAAGCCTAATTCTCACATCGACACATTATACATAGCAATACATAGCTCAAATTTTCATGCACTATGTGAAGACCAACAATATCTAGTCAATTAATAtccatttttgatatggtaaatTTAACCCCCTTTTGTTTAATGATACTGTGAGTGACTTACATCACTGCCATATCCTCTAGAAGTGTATTGAAAATTCTGTGTTCATCCAGAATCTTTGTTCTGAGATGCCGACCTGTAAGAATCTTCCGGACTCACCTTAATGCTCTGTTGTAAGGTATGATAGGTAGGTGTTTATAAATTAATATGTACAGTGTCCTCATCACCTTGCAGATACGTGGATTAGCAGTTTTGCTGTGGTTGCAGAGCTCTTTATGTTCCTGTCTAGAAATCTACAATAATAGTTGCTTTAATTCAGTCACATTCACAAAGCCTAGAGCCAGTGACATGTCCCGGTTTGTAGACATGGAGTTGCAATACGGAATGAGCGGTGGGGGTAACAGCACAGTAATGGGTGAACCCACATTATTTTGTATAAAACATTCCAGCATTTGCATAATATCTGACTTGCTCCTTGTAAAATGAATGACCATGTACTATAATTATATTACAGTATTGGCTTTATAGCTGCTCTGTCCTTCCTTGGTTGTAAAGGTATGGTAAATTATAATTTTCCAATAATGGCTTAAATCAACATGGGCTAGATACAATTAGTTAAGTGCATAGGCGTGAGAGTTGTATAGAATCTTAGCTTAGAGTTGGGGTGGCATGTGGCATGGCAAAGCTTATATTAAGGGTGGTAGTTACCTCCCACTGCCAATCCCTTGCCTAAAACGGCTGCATTCAAAGGGGTATTTATATTAAAAACTGGTACAGAACCTCCGCGCTATATTCCTTACTGCAGGGTTCACacaatttctgtttctttttgaaTGATAATGGACCTTTACCTTTAATTTGTCTTACAGCATTATACAGTAATGTTTTACTTGCAACCACAACAAAAACTAGGTCATTTTTCAAGCATCTTACCCTGATCTATTTTATTAGTGAACAAGTAAATATTTACATCACTGAGTGGGAATATTGCTAAATGCTAGAATTTAGAGAGTGTAGTTTCCAATAGACTGTCATACTCAGGTGAATTTTCCTGCAAAAGCtacaacaaacaaccattcgagaGAGGTGCTCCCATACTGACCTATAAAGGGAATGGAAGCCAGGGAGTCCTGCTCCACAGGCAGGGGCTGCAGGTTACCATTGGACCGTGCAGGGGCTGAGGCAACAGGAGGTTCGAGTAGATCCAGAGGCACAGCATAGTTTGGGTGGCGCATTGCATGTGGGGCACATTTGCCAGAGGCGGACTTTTGTCTGAGGACTACCTCTTGCATCTGTGCTTGAACAGGCTCCTCCACTGTTGGTCCACTACCTGAGCTTTCCTTTGAAGAGTTTTGTGTCTCGGCAGTGGAAGACATGGACAGAGGGGACGAAGCTCTGCCTGAAAAAGGTGCACTATCTGGGGGGCTGGTTTTAGGTGTGGCAGTCCAGCTGAGTTGAGGACCAGTGTAGGAAGGATCTCTAAAGGAGTGAGCCTGCTGCATGAGGTGGCCCGCTTTGCGACAGAAAGAGGGACTATAGCTGCGATAGCCCACCATCTGGTCATCTACTGTCTGTGTGGGCAAACACCTAGGCTGGGCCGAATGATAGGACTGAGAGCCTGTCTGCTCTTGGGAATGGCTGGATCCCCAACCAGGGGGTGGCACATCTGCACATATTACTGCACGTTGACTGCTCAAGCAGGGCTGCTCTTCTTTCCTAACTGGCTGGCCACTCTGTGGGGCACAAGCCGACTTCTCATAACGGTGTGCTGCCTTGTCCAATCTCTCGAGTGAGCGCCCACAGCTCTTCTCATATTCAGCATAAGCAGCCAGTAAATTTTCTGAGCAGGAGCGATTTGATTGTTGGGCCCCAGTCATACCCCAGTTACCCATCCAGCACGAGTCTACATCAGGGTATTGGTTGACTCCTGTGGCTGTTCCATAGTGGCAAAGCAGTGTGTCCTGAGAGATGCTGCGGTGATGGTGGGACATGCCTGGGCGCTCGGTTGTCTGGCTGTGGTACCATTTAGCCAGGGCCTGGTGACACAGCTCACTCTGCGACAGTGGAAGGCTGCCTTTGCGTGGGTAGGGCAGGGAGGCTGAAGTGATGGCCGCATTGTGGTTAGCAAAGTGAAAGTCCAGAGGGCTGATGGCTATGGTTGAGGAGCGAGCACGCTGGTTACGGAGTGCATGGTGGCTTGGGACATCTGATCGGCGGCCTGTACCCCCACCACTGTCTCCCGTGGAGCGGCTATCTAAGAGACCAGCTGACCCACGCCTGCAGTTCAGGTTGCCAGGCATACCGGAAGAGGTGGGTTTGCTGCGAGGGTAGCAAATCGGAGGAGGCTCTGGAAGGTTTTGAGCCCCTCCTGTGTATGGTTGATTCCCTTTCAGATAAGCATCATGAGAGTATGCCTGTGTAAGTGGGAAAAATAGAAGCAGTGTTACACATTTATGAAAAGCTGAAAAGAGGAAGGTCAAAAGGAGGAAAAGGGAATTACTCAGGAAGGAAGTCAAAGCCTTTTTTTAATAGCAGCAGCATTATCATACAACTGGGCTATCTAATCACTAAGTAGTTGACAGCATCTCATCTATcttaaagacaaaaattgtagctcatcaatcactgtcatgctgagtaGAAATTAATGTGGTGGGTATCTGGGAGAtaaagcagagaggaggaggaacagCAGAAAGCCATACTCACACTTACCAACTGGAGCACATCCTCATCTTTAGGCATAATGGAAAGCTCCAGCACACTCTTACTATACAAAAGCACAATTGTTTAATAAGCACAAATACTGTACATAATGGAAGAATTTTATCTGTGCAAGTACATTAGGCAGTAAGTATATATCAGGCAAAGCACTAGTAGTCTGTAAAACTCATACACATTCCCCTACCTGTTTTGGATTAGTGCTATAACCTGAGAGTAGGTTTTCCCCAGAATACTCTCCCCATTTACTTTTACTAGTCGGTCtcctacacacacaaacacaagaacaCACACTGAATACAACAGTGGACTGCATTTTGTGCATACCAGAGCTTTAGTTTCTCCTACCTGTGCAGAGTCCAGCCTGGTGGGCAGGACCTGTCTCCTTCACGCTCTTCACGAAAATAGTATCCATTGGCTCCAGGCGGCCCCTATGATTCCCTGAGGAAAACAGCACAATCTAATTTAGAGGCACATATAAACACACTCTGTTGAAATGTTATGGAGATAAGAAAAAGACTGTAATCTCAGCTGAAACTAACCTTTTCCATTGCCATTTTCTACATCCTAGAGAAAAGACAAATACAAAGCCATGAGTTGTTCATGTAATATAGTCTATGTACCACAAGAGGGAACTATAAGCAAGACTGCAGTTAGATTATTGAATAGACACGCTACCAATAGCACCCAACCACGCTACCAATAGCACCCAACCACGCTAACAATAATTACATGCACAAACAGTTACACACAAACAAGGTGCACGGGATAACATCCAATCTCTTCAtcttcagaacacacacacacacacacacacacacacacacacacacacacagcagagtgGTCAGTCTGGTTGGATCCGTCTATGTGCAGGCTTTCGGGCTTTGCTGACACAGCTCATTCCTGACACATGCATAAAAGCAGGAGGCTTTAGAGTCAGAGAAGTAAGCGTCTTTCTGTCCTGACCCCTTCACTGCTACAGGAGTTGGGGGACAGGAGCGCACTGCAGGACACAGAAGTGAGGTCCACAGCTCACAGGGTGGTTATGACTAAGGTATTCTTCAGCAGATTGCGCTGAACTCGTGAACTGCATACTGATCTCATGACTTTCTGAAAGATTGAACTTTGCAACTGCTGTGACTGAGGTCAGGGGTCAGCAGATTATATTCTGGCCACAGCAAGGGAGTAGTATGAACATGAATTGCAACAATGGGAAAAGGAAAAAGATGGACATAAGAGTAATATGCCGCTTtttcactaccaacgcggctgagttgggctgagtcgagctgagtggggctgttggagttgcatttcgactacaaccgcgctgaaccgtgctggctggaagtgggtggacacattgggtggagttagcgaaagtgggtggacgtcacgtgatgtcgttaggcggcgcaaacagtgacatcagtgagcttttaagcggtagtctcacgacccggatagtaaacaataaacatggaggacatggagtcgttagtgttgctggtcttggtgctgtggcttgttgtcacggacaacgccaacagatactggcaagagcgtatagatgaggcgaggcgcataaggcttcagaaattcttgtaattcgtaattattcttcttccgggtttacggtgtttacagatcccagcgtgctcgcggggcgtgtgtgggcatgtgaggacactcctcctcaccaatcagtgcacaggggagtgtctcctcacgcccctagccccacttggctcggtttggcttgcttcagccctactccaaaaccgcgcgagttttgggtgctgagtaaggctgaagcgagctgagtcgtgctgctctgaggtagtcgaaacgcgagccgtgtcgggctgaagtgagctgaagtgagctgaaaaagggtagtggaaaagggccattagtcttaGATCAGCTATGAAAGTGCCGAAACATGAAAGAGGCCTTTTCCAGATGTCATGCTGTGAAATGTTATGGCACGTGTCCATGTACCCAGCAAAATATGGCTTACCATGAAAAGAAAAGTTTCAGCAGAGCTCAGCTTTACATGAATAAGTGTGTTTGCTCTGAACCAGTTTGCTAAACCAGTCAGGCAAAGGCAGACATCATTTGAGTAGGAACACTTTTAATTCCTTTTTAAATATCATAAAATGTGCAACAGCTATTTTTATTgtattatttaaaataataaCTCATGCTAACAAAGTttaaataatacaaaaataatgAGGTTACTAGCAAATAATAGCTCGAGCATGCTCATGTAAAAGTTTGACTCAAGTAAAACACACATGTCAAATGTCTATATTTTAATCTTACATCATgttaggtttttattttaaatatgaaTACAAAAATAGCAAACAGAGTATAAAATTGTTTACGCCCCAAAACGTGTTCATTATGGTTCATTAAACAACAGTtagttctggtccactaatttgatcgGACAAGCAATGTTCCAACAGTGCTTATATTTTCACTCATTGTATCAcatggctcgacattaactttttaatccacttgtccagttggacaagcagcaagatttttcacttgtcctgaccataacctttttattacaatgtatttattagttcaatgaaaggaaagtggttaccaaagtttatcaaaaagcaggtacagttatgataatatctcatctcattatctgtagccgctttatcctgttctacagggtcacaggcaagctggagcctatcccagctgactacgggcgaaaggcggggtacaccctggacaagtcgccaggtcatcgcagggctgacacatagacacagacaaccattcacactcacattcacacccacggtcaatttagagtcaccagttaatctaacctgcatgtctttgggggaaaccggagcacccggaggaaacccacgcggacacggggagaacatgcaaactccacacagaaaggccctcgctggccacggggctcgaacccggaccttcttgctgtgaggcgacggcgctaaccactacaccaccgtgctgcccgttatGATAATAATTATGCTTTaattatttataatttttcaacagAACtccaactttaactgtaacaaagcaaaaactatccaaagccccattTGGTGCACgtgttgttataacccattacctgagctgcagttttaagagttagactcacccaaattcaaagcttctggaggaaataaagttaaatcttgattaattcaGTAAAACTGAATcaagaagtataaattaatttaaagaaattaaaccaaaagaaaacaagtttggatatgataagggtgacagaatcgcattgtgaatgaaaacaaaccgtaagtgagtttggcactgtcgtaaaattcccgcGAAATGTTTTatgacatttgtgatggttaatgtgaaccatacaaaagaaaaatacaatgactgtccgaatgaaatgaagattcaccacaggtaTTTATTTTAATGAGGTATTTGATCGCCGTTTCTCTGATTTTgatgaattcaaagtctaataatcgacaattagatattatgacgtggttatttttacacatgcacctgctgtacttggcttccctggaatttcataaacaataacacAGCCGGATCACggtgattgaactagttttgttggaactttatttatgtaactcttgaataattactataaaaatgatgattttcaacaaatattcaacttgtcctGCCAAACACAcagatgcagatttgacttgtccagaccaaacatATGGTTGTCTCAGACAACTGAACTaccattaatgtcgagccctgaatcaCTCTGCTTGTCTGTATTTGCCACCTAAAAATTCCCATTCTAACAACAGTCCCACTTAAGCCATTACTCCAGGAGAGTTAACAAAATATAACTTGAATAACATGAATATAACTTATGTCTTAAAATATGAATGCTTGTCAGATGAAGGTGAAAAAGAAGAAGGGAAGCCAATTTCAGCAGATGCAGCTTTAACAGGAATGTACACATCACTGTGAgctagttagccagctagctgaaaggCTATCTGTGTATGTGGCTTCTTTGGGATATATTTCCAGTCACagagtaaaaataaacaaattattaGAAAAAAgccatattgtgtccaaaatgtGAGTTACTCGATATTAAGTTCTGATTCACGAAAACAATATCACATTAGCATACTGAATTTCGATATAACCGCACTCTAGCTCATGTGATATTGCTTAAATATTGTTTAAACATTGATTTCTTTAATTACAGCCATGTCCACCAGCAGCAAATAGAGAATGGTATTGTGGCAGCTCATGGGCATGTACCATTATACAACAATGACCTTATTGTTAATAGACTTAATGTGGATCTGTGCTGTATTACCTTCATAGAGGTGTGGAGGGCAGAGTCTGGTGGGTACACTATGAAGTGCCGCAGTGTAAACCCAAAACCCTGAGAGTTCTTCTGCAGGACCACTGTACGAGGGCCCTTCCATGCCACGCCTTCCCTGGTAACTGGACGTGCATTCTCATTGGTCAACAGAACTCCATCTCTTGGCCCTTTTGCCTACAACACAGCAGCATAGAAACCAGGTTAAGAAATGGTGAACAAAAATATTCTGGAACTTCCCCAAGAGAGTATACAGTAATGAGCTGTATTAGTTATGAGCTATAGTATTTTCTGTCTGTAAGATGTCCTGTACGTACAGATGTTTCAGTTAAGATGATGAAGATGACTTAAGCTTGTCTTGACCAAACATAAAACATGATGTCTAGATCAGTTTTAGGGGTGGGTTCAAGAACACA
Above is a genomic segment from Neoarius graeffei isolate fNeoGra1 chromosome 14, fNeoGra1.pri, whole genome shotgun sequence containing:
- the arhgap23b gene encoding rho GTPase-activating protein 23 isoform X1; protein product: MNGVAFCLVGIPPVSQSEAKGPRDGVLLTNENARPVTREGVAWKGPRTVVLQKNSQGFGFTLRHFIVYPPDSALHTSMKDVENGNGKGNHRGRLEPMDTIFVKSVKETGPAHQAGLCTGDRLVKVNGESILGKTYSQVIALIQNSKSVLELSIMPKDEDVLQLVSAYSHDAYLKGNQPYTGGAQNLPEPPPICYPRSKPTSSGMPGNLNCRRGSAGLLDSRSTGDSGGGTGRRSDVPSHHALRNQRARSSTIAISPLDFHFANHNAAITSASLPYPRKGSLPLSQSELCHQALAKWYHSQTTERPGMSHHHRSISQDTLLCHYGTATGVNQYPDVDSCWMGNWGMTGAQQSNRSCSENLLAAYAEYEKSCGRSLERLDKAAHRYEKSACAPQSGQPVRKEEQPCLSSQRAVICADVPPPGWGSSHSQEQTGSQSYHSAQPRCLPTQTVDDQMVGYRSYSPSFCRKAGHLMQQAHSFRDPSYTGPQLSWTATPKTSPPDSAPFSGRASSPLSMSSTAETQNSSKESSGSGPTVEEPVQAQMQEVVLRQKSASGKCAPHAMRHPNYAVPLDLLEPPVASAPARSNGNLQPLPVEQDSLASIPFIDEPTSPSVDLLAQHIPASSVVSSSLSQAPTLSSSPVPPSLTSPLTHLLDTDCSTVKNSRRSSYLLAITTERSKSCDEGLNTFRDEGHVFMRLPKRVKSFFTEGSLESLRAAEEARSKRHSTSELGNITLTDIRKEGWLHYKQILTEKGKKVGGGMRPWKRVFSVLRSHSLFLYKDKREAVLHGAGSLGQGGGGEDEQPISIRGCLIDIAYSETKRKHTLRLTTQDFCEYLLQAEDRDDMLSWIRIIRENSKTDSEELGFSRQALINKKLNDYRKQSLTGTKPDTSPRVHRMMQPFLLSKTDSSSAVNRSLKTESKEESSPPKATWSINIMKKGKKAGPKAFGVRLEDCLPGANDKFVPLIVETCCSLVEERGLEYTGIYRVPGNNAMVSTLQDQLNKGMEINTTEERWQDLNVISSLLKSFFRKLPEPLFTDDKYSDFIYANRLEDAGDRLKTMRKLIRDLPDHCYHTLKFLISHLKRVAEHSEKNKMEPRNLALVFGPTLVRTSEDNMTEMVTHMPDRYKIVETLILHHTWFFTDELMDKDEKTPEDQRDEQPVPNIDHLLSNIGRTAPLGDASDSTNSDSAKSKQGSSISKKDVSAKDFLPLSIISAVTRKRKKHRSACPTDSSSDEDSEHEPVKASNYGELSENGENERDGGHEESKMGCAAQSTESQTTEVNEKDVEGKRMMESHEGREQEVGGRESGGNQQEDDGIRVGVSMRMQLGREQPQRPRSFLYSYQNTPGSRVTDQAASSPSSPCSSDAHRLSQVNSASRKKLRGERVRPRSLYEEPGLERAVGLARVKASLVRGQERLRQAMSPSREPSVQQSWLSQVHANFLSSANDLWRSGTQRQHASPETRRRRRDWRRHTVVGSSGEG